In Bacillus sp. BGMRC 2118, a single window of DNA contains:
- a CDS encoding GNAT family N-acetyltransferase, whose product MHHFLEGKSVYLREFKKEDYALISKALSHPEIRKMTGSQKYLTAAKIEKAYDGFALDNRMDLVIVDKETDEPVGDLSLNEIDHLNQNANLRIALHEPRFFGKGYGTEALRLIMEYGFFTLNLYRIGLCVYSYNARAKKSYEKLGFQIEGVIRGELYYDNEYHDNIMMGVLKEEFMEATKNLKT is encoded by the coding sequence ATGCACCATTTTCTCGAAGGAAAGAGTGTATATTTAAGAGAATTTAAGAAAGAGGACTATGCTCTAATTTCAAAAGCATTATCACATCCTGAAATTAGAAAAATGACAGGCTCACAAAAATACTTAACTGCTGCCAAAATTGAAAAAGCATATGATGGATTTGCATTAGATAATCGAATGGATCTTGTCATTGTTGATAAGGAGACAGATGAACCTGTTGGAGATTTATCATTAAATGAGATAGATCATCTCAATCAAAATGCCAATCTCCGAATTGCACTTCACGAACCACGATTCTTCGGGAAGGGTTATGGAACAGAAGCATTGAGATTGATCATGGAATACGGATTCTTCACGTTGAATTTGTACCGAATTGGTTTATGTGTTTATTCGTATAACGCAAGAGCTAAGAAGTCCTACGAAAAGCTGGGCTTTCAAATAGAAGGAGTCATTCGAGGAGAGTTGTATTATGATAATGAATACCACGATAATATTATGATGGGTGTTTTGAAGGAAGAATTTATGGAAGCTACCAAGAATTTAAAGACATAA